The Listeria welshimeri serovar 6b str. SLCC5334 genome has a window encoding:
- a CDS encoding energy-coupling factor ABC transporter permease, translating into MHIMEGFLPVKWAIFWLIVFIPFLVLGLIRIRKLIALDKNNKLLLALCAAFIFVLSALKIPSVTGSCSHPTGVGLATVMFGPLVVSVLGVIVLLFQALLLAHGGITTLGANAMSMAVIGPMVGFVVYKLARKLNCNKSVSIFLCAMTADLATYLTTSVQLGVVFPDPASGMMASILKFMAIFCVTQVPIAIAEGLLTVVMYNLISKNLPEKVAQLR; encoded by the coding sequence ATGCATATTATGGAGGGTTTTTTACCAGTTAAATGGGCAATCTTTTGGCTAATTGTATTTATTCCTTTCCTTGTGCTTGGCTTAATACGTATTCGTAAATTAATTGCTTTAGATAAAAATAATAAGTTACTGTTGGCTTTATGCGCAGCCTTTATTTTTGTTCTTTCTGCACTTAAAATACCATCCGTAACAGGATCTTGTTCCCATCCCACTGGAGTTGGTCTAGCAACAGTTATGTTTGGTCCACTTGTTGTTAGTGTTCTCGGTGTTATTGTTTTACTTTTCCAAGCGCTACTACTTGCACATGGCGGGATTACAACACTTGGCGCAAACGCAATGTCAATGGCTGTTATTGGTCCAATGGTTGGTTTCGTTGTCTATAAACTAGCTCGTAAATTAAACTGTAATAAAAGTGTTTCGATTTTCTTATGTGCGATGACAGCTGACTTGGCAACATACCTCACCACCAGCGTTCAGCTCGGAGTTGTCTTCCCAGATCCAGCATCAGGAATGATGGCTTCTATTCTAAAATTCATGGCGATTTTCTGTGTGACTCAAGTTCCAATTGCGATTGCAGAAGGATTGTTAACAGTAGTAATGTACAATCTTATTAGCAAAAATTTACCAGAAAAGGTGGCACAATTACGATGA
- a CDS encoding energy-coupling factor ABC transporter substrate-binding protein, translating into MKKININVILILLVVLLMVSPFFFNKTGEYGGSDGEAEAEITKIDPSYEPWFEPLYEPKSGEIESLLFTLQGCIGTGIIAYVIGVSRGKRKAETDVNH; encoded by the coding sequence ATGAAAAAAATAAATATCAATGTGATTTTAATTCTATTAGTTGTTTTGTTAATGGTGAGCCCGTTTTTCTTTAATAAAACGGGAGAGTACGGCGGTTCGGACGGAGAAGCAGAAGCAGAAATTACCAAAATTGACCCAAGCTATGAACCGTGGTTTGAGCCGCTTTATGAACCGAAAAGTGGCGAAATTGAAAGTTTATTATTTACACTTCAAGGTTGTATCGGGACAGGAATCATTGCTTATGTCATTGGTGTGAGTCGTGGCAAACGGAAAGCGGAGACAGATGTTAACCATTGA
- a CDS encoding energy-coupling factor ABC transporter transmembrane protein, translating to MLTIDKYAYQNRWIAFSPSAKALFYVAILILALTGPVLVQAILFLCMVPLTLYVVKIHFKQYLKWLLLPFSFLLFSLLSILISISKDPSSFLASISIGSFYLGISDVTFATATQVFFRSIACLAATYFFVLTVPVVQLTKVMKRIFIPKVLIELTILIYRFIFIFLEEAAAIRKAQSLRFGYHGIKNSYRSFGMLVNTLFNRVMKRYNEMVITLDVKLYQGEFHI from the coding sequence ATGTTAACCATTGATAAATATGCGTATCAAAACCGGTGGATTGCTTTTTCCCCGTCCGCAAAAGCATTATTTTATGTAGCGATTCTAATACTCGCGTTAACTGGCCCCGTGCTCGTTCAAGCTATACTGTTCTTGTGTATGGTGCCACTGACGCTCTATGTCGTTAAAATTCACTTTAAACAATATTTGAAATGGCTCCTTTTACCATTTTCCTTTCTACTTTTTAGTTTACTTTCGATTCTTATTTCGATTTCTAAAGATCCAAGTAGCTTTCTTGCTTCGATTTCTATCGGGAGTTTTTATCTTGGAATTTCGGACGTGACGTTTGCAACAGCAACACAAGTTTTTTTCAGAAGTATAGCTTGCTTAGCGGCAACATACTTTTTCGTCTTGACCGTTCCCGTGGTACAATTAACGAAAGTGATGAAGCGAATTTTTATTCCAAAAGTACTGATTGAACTAACGATTTTAATTTACCGTTTTATCTTTATTTTCTTAGAAGAAGCGGCAGCAATTCGAAAAGCACAGAGCCTTCGCTTTGGTTATCATGGGATAAAAAATAGTTATCGTTCATTTGGAATGCTTGTAAATACTTTATTTAATCGTGTAATGAAAAGATATAATGAAATGGTTATAACACTTGATGTGAAGCTATATCAAGGAGAATTTCACATATAG
- a CDS encoding ATP-binding cassette domain-containing protein translates to MLKTEHISFQYEDGKQALTDVSIDLEKGNIIGLIGANGSGKSTLFMQLLGINKPSDGTVYFDGKPLAYNKKALFALRKKVSIVFQDPDQQIFYSNVRDDVAFALRNLGVSEDEVEARVTKVLDIVGATEFQHKPVQYLSYGQKKRVAIAGALVLDTDWLLLDEPTAGLDPIGKKIMMEIIERLAKQKKKILISSHDIDLIYEICEYVYMLKDGTVLTSGETSSVFLEKSNIEQAGLVQPWLIKLHQQAGYPLFKKEADFFAHTRKVTM, encoded by the coding sequence TTGCTTAAAACAGAACATATTTCATTCCAATACGAAGATGGCAAACAAGCCTTAACGGATGTTTCCATAGATTTAGAAAAAGGCAATATTATCGGTCTTATTGGTGCGAATGGCTCCGGGAAATCGACACTTTTTATGCAATTACTAGGTATAAACAAGCCAAGCGATGGCACCGTTTATTTTGACGGGAAACCACTTGCTTACAATAAAAAAGCATTATTTGCTTTACGAAAAAAGGTGAGTATTGTTTTTCAAGATCCAGATCAGCAAATTTTTTATTCTAATGTTCGTGATGATGTGGCTTTTGCGCTTAGAAATTTAGGTGTGAGTGAGGATGAAGTGGAAGCACGCGTGACGAAAGTGTTGGATATTGTTGGGGCGACGGAATTTCAACATAAACCTGTTCAATATTTAAGTTATGGTCAAAAAAAACGTGTTGCAATTGCCGGCGCCCTTGTTCTTGACACAGATTGGTTGCTGCTTGATGAACCCACTGCAGGACTCGATCCAATTGGTAAAAAAATTATGATGGAAATAATCGAACGTCTTGCAAAACAAAAGAAAAAAATTCTTATTTCAAGTCATGATATCGATTTAATTTATGAAATTTGTGAATATGTCTATATGCTAAAAGATGGAACCGTACTGACAAGTGGGGAAACAAGCAGTGTTTTCCTAGAAAAAAGTAATATTGAACAAGCAGGTTTAGTGCAGCCTTGGCTCATCAAATTACATCAACAAGCTGGTTATCCGCTTTTTAAAAAAGAAGCCGATTTTTTCGCGCACACGAGGAAGGTGACTATGTAG
- a CDS encoding cobyric acid synthase yields the protein MVEQIMIQGTASDAGKSILVAGLCRLFKNKGKRVVPFKSQNMSLNSFITATGDEMGRAQVFQAEAAGVFPDVRMNPVLLKPTNDRQSQVVFMGSILDNMDAVTYHDFKQTLISKIQAVYQSLADENDIIVLEGAGSPAEINLNDRDIVNMGMAKMVDAPVVLVADIDKGGVFASIYGTIMLLNEEESARIKGVIINKFRGDVALLQPGIDMIEELTKVPVIGVIPYANLKLEEEDSVSLSGKNYVPNSSALLDIAIICLPRISNFTDFHVLEIQPDISLRYIRNLAEFGNPDLVIIPGSKNTLEDMAFLEKSGLKKAIQHYAEKAGKVIGICGGYQMLGKKMLDPNQVESEQIEISGLGLLDTETIFLNQKRTTQITGVTLSGEPVEGYEIHMGQTKRGESTSPFCEIKAVNGNQETHQDGAVSTNKNIIGTYIHGIFDNDIFLGNLFNELLTLKNKTVYPHEIIQLKEHKEQEYDKLAALLEENIQMDQLEKIMKGEKICVSTQKPVIKE from the coding sequence GTGGTAGAACAAATAATGATTCAAGGTACCGCCTCTGATGCAGGTAAAAGTATATTAGTTGCAGGATTATGTCGCCTATTCAAAAATAAGGGCAAGCGGGTCGTTCCATTTAAATCGCAAAATATGTCGCTTAATTCTTTTATTACTGCAACTGGAGATGAAATGGGTCGTGCACAAGTTTTTCAAGCAGAAGCAGCTGGCGTTTTTCCAGATGTTCGAATGAATCCTGTTTTACTCAAACCGACAAATGACCGCCAGTCACAAGTGGTTTTTATGGGTTCGATTTTAGATAATATGGATGCAGTTACCTATCATGACTTCAAGCAAACACTTATTTCAAAAATCCAGGCAGTTTATCAGAGTTTAGCGGATGAAAATGATATTATTGTACTAGAAGGCGCTGGAAGCCCAGCCGAAATCAATTTAAACGATCGTGATATCGTCAATATGGGCATGGCAAAAATGGTCGATGCGCCAGTTGTTTTAGTAGCTGATATTGATAAAGGTGGTGTGTTTGCTTCAATTTATGGCACAATAATGCTCTTAAATGAAGAAGAGAGCGCCAGAATTAAGGGCGTTATCATTAATAAATTCCGCGGGGATGTAGCTCTTTTACAACCCGGAATTGATATGATAGAAGAACTCACTAAAGTCCCAGTTATCGGTGTGATACCATACGCCAATCTAAAGCTAGAAGAAGAAGATAGTGTCTCACTTAGCGGAAAAAATTACGTGCCAAATAGTTCGGCATTACTAGATATCGCGATTATTTGTTTACCGCGGATTTCTAATTTCACTGATTTTCATGTTCTGGAAATTCAACCTGACATTAGTTTACGCTATATACGAAATCTAGCGGAGTTCGGAAATCCTGATTTAGTCATTATCCCAGGTAGTAAAAATACGTTAGAAGATATGGCTTTTCTGGAAAAATCAGGCTTAAAAAAAGCCATTCAACACTATGCTGAAAAAGCTGGAAAAGTAATTGGTATCTGCGGTGGATATCAAATGCTTGGTAAAAAAATGCTTGATCCAAATCAAGTGGAAAGTGAACAAATAGAAATTTCAGGACTTGGCTTACTTGATACCGAAACCATTTTCCTAAATCAAAAACGCACGACGCAAATTACTGGCGTGACACTTTCTGGTGAACCAGTGGAAGGATACGAGATCCATATGGGGCAGACAAAGCGAGGCGAGAGCACTAGCCCATTTTGCGAAATTAAAGCAGTAAATGGCAACCAAGAAACCCACCAAGATGGCGCCGTTTCCACAAACAAAAACATCATTGGCACTTATATTCACGGCATTTTTGATAATGATATTTTCTTAGGAAATCTATTCAACGAACTACTAACACTCAAAAATAAAACCGTTTATCCACATGAAATCATCCAATTAAAAGAACATAAAGAACAAGAATATGACAAACTAGCGGCCCTTTTAGAAGAAAATATTCAAATGGACCAACTAGAAAAAATTATGAAAGGAGAAAAAATATGCGTATCTACACAAAAACCGGTGATAAAGGAATGA
- a CDS encoding cob(I)yrinic acid a,c-diamide adenosyltransferase, with translation MRIYTKTGDKGMTRIIGGSKVSKDNVRIDAYGTLDELNSLIGFTITTLGDEPEIQAELEQIQQQLFDAGGDLATEEGKRDYKLTSEPVAWLEDRIDIYADEPPEIEKFILPGGTQAASLLHMARTVTRRAEREIVGMLKIASTNQEVLKYVNRLSDYFFAVARVVNYRAGETDIFYKNSELVFRNKKK, from the coding sequence ATGCGTATCTACACAAAAACCGGTGATAAAGGAATGACAAGAATTATCGGGGGCAGTAAAGTAAGTAAAGACAATGTTCGAATCGATGCATATGGCACATTAGATGAGCTGAACTCGCTGATTGGTTTCACAATTACAACGCTTGGAGATGAGCCAGAAATCCAAGCCGAATTGGAACAAATTCAACAACAATTATTTGATGCAGGAGGAGATCTTGCAACCGAAGAAGGCAAACGTGATTATAAACTAACGAGCGAGCCGGTTGCTTGGTTAGAAGACCGAATTGATATTTATGCTGATGAACCACCAGAAATCGAAAAATTCATCTTGCCAGGTGGAACTCAAGCGGCCTCCTTACTTCATATGGCTAGAACTGTGACAAGAAGAGCAGAACGAGAAATTGTTGGTATGTTAAAAATCGCTTCTACCAATCAAGAAGTTTTAAAATACGTCAATCGCCTATCAGACTACTTTTTCGCCGTAGCAAGAGTTGTCAATTACCGAGCTGGCGAAACAGACATTTTCTATAAAAATTCTGAACTAGTTTTCCGAAATAAAAAGAAATAA
- a CDS encoding DMT family transporter: protein MTKRSSKSLLLFMAMGLVSGLLSPIQTSINSQLRLTVGSPFVASFISFLVGTLLLTLVCLIVERRLTFPLKGVGRIPWWVFTGGALGVLFVTSNILLLPLLGSAMTVVLALCGQMIIALIIDHFGFFGVIPHPINRYRMIGVLLMLVGVFLIQRF from the coding sequence ATGACAAAAAGATCATCCAAATCATTATTACTTTTTATGGCAATGGGACTTGTTTCTGGACTACTTTCACCGATTCAAACATCGATTAATAGCCAACTTAGGCTAACTGTCGGTTCTCCTTTTGTAGCATCATTTATTTCGTTTTTAGTTGGGACATTGCTGCTTACACTAGTTTGTTTAATCGTGGAACGTCGTTTGACTTTTCCGCTTAAAGGTGTCGGTCGAATTCCTTGGTGGGTTTTCACTGGCGGAGCACTTGGTGTATTATTCGTCACATCCAACATTTTACTTTTACCATTACTAGGCTCAGCAATGACCGTTGTTTTGGCACTTTGTGGGCAAATGATTATTGCTCTGATTATTGATCATTTTGGTTTTTTTGGGGTTATTCCTCATCCGATTAACCGTTACCGAATGATTGGCGTTTTACTCATGCTTGTTGGTGTATTTTTAATTCAACGCTTTTAA
- a CDS encoding DMT family transporter, whose amino-acid sequence MIILFIVSGLLAGMVLPVQTAINTRLSTYTKSPFLASWVSFMVGTTVLLIVCLFTQKSWPISSEMIASNPWYIWVGGGTLGVIFLTANILLLPRLGSALLVMITVCGQMIMAIVIDNFGLFQVPMHEINIERLLGVILMFGGIYLMQRF is encoded by the coding sequence TTGATTATATTATTTATTGTATCTGGTTTGTTAGCTGGGATGGTATTACCAGTTCAAACAGCCATTAATACACGACTCAGTACATATACGAAATCCCCGTTTTTAGCTTCATGGGTTTCTTTTATGGTAGGGACAACTGTTTTACTTATTGTTTGCTTATTTACACAAAAATCATGGCCAATATCTTCAGAAATGATTGCCTCAAATCCTTGGTATATATGGGTTGGTGGAGGAACATTAGGCGTTATTTTCTTAACAGCCAATATTTTACTTTTACCACGACTTGGTTCTGCACTGCTTGTAATGATTACGGTTTGTGGACAAATGATTATGGCGATTGTCATTGATAATTTTGGTTTATTTCAAGTACCAATGCATGAGATTAATATCGAGCGTTTACTTGGCGTTATTTTAATGTTCGGCGGCATTTACTTGATGCAACGCTTTTAA
- a CDS encoding Rrf2 family transcriptional regulator encodes MAISTRFSVAVHILTLIDMNKERSITSDTIAASVNTNPVVIRRIMSKLKKAGLIQSSPGISGTYLLKNATEITLYDIYQAVEVTDNLFDIHKNPNPNCEVGANIQETLDTVFIHAQQKMEADLKRTTLSQITADIKQKAIN; translated from the coding sequence ATGGCCATTTCAACACGTTTTAGCGTTGCCGTTCATATTTTAACATTAATAGATATGAATAAGGAACGTTCAATTACTTCAGATACAATTGCTGCAAGTGTAAATACAAATCCAGTCGTAATAAGAAGAATCATGAGTAAACTTAAAAAAGCAGGTTTGATTCAATCAAGTCCTGGTATTTCAGGTACTTATTTACTAAAAAATGCTACAGAAATTACTTTATACGACATTTATCAAGCAGTAGAAGTAACCGACAATCTTTTTGATATTCACAAAAATCCTAATCCTAATTGTGAAGTAGGGGCGAATATTCAAGAAACATTAGATACTGTATTTATTCATGCCCAGCAAAAAATGGAAGCAGATTTGAAACGCACTACACTAAGTCAAATTACAGCTGATATCAAACAAAAAGCAATCAATTAA
- a CDS encoding NAD(P)-dependent oxidoreductase, giving the protein MKIAIIGATGKAGNEITKEAIRRGHEVTGFIRNKNKLKTDIKAIEKDIFALETTDLAEFDIVVDAFNAAPGEERLHQTSLKHLSDILKGTETRLIVVGGAGSLYVNQEETIRVMDTPDFPKAYLPTASNMGEAFDTLQKETAINWTYISPAAFFNPDGERTGEYKVAKNILTVNEAGNSEISYADYAIALVDEIENAAHQNERFSVVSK; this is encoded by the coding sequence ATGAAAATAGCAATTATTGGAGCAACAGGGAAAGCTGGAAATGAAATTACGAAAGAAGCAATTCGTCGTGGTCATGAGGTAACAGGTTTTATACGTAATAAAAATAAATTAAAAACGGATATCAAAGCAATTGAAAAAGATATTTTTGCATTAGAAACAACTGATTTAGCTGAATTTGATATAGTAGTAGATGCATTTAACGCAGCACCAGGTGAAGAACGCCTACACCAAACTTCTCTAAAACATTTATCGGATATTTTGAAAGGGACGGAAACACGCTTAATTGTGGTTGGTGGCGCTGGAAGTTTATATGTCAATCAAGAAGAAACTATTCGAGTAATGGATACACCAGATTTTCCAAAAGCATATTTACCTACTGCAAGTAATATGGGTGAAGCATTCGACACACTCCAAAAAGAAACAGCTATCAATTGGACATATATCAGTCCAGCAGCGTTCTTTAATCCAGATGGGGAAAGAACTGGAGAATACAAAGTAGCAAAAAATATTTTAACAGTGAATGAAGCTGGAAATAGTGAAATCAGTTATGCAGACTATGCCATTGCCCTTGTTGATGAAATAGAAAATGCCGCACATCAAAATGAACGTTTTAGTGTTGTTTCTAAATAA
- a CDS encoding glucosaminidase domain-containing protein, producing MKYRKLSKKKKQKRLLGIAGILLLIILVGVIASVVRQQYLIMTAPEPDPAFHSKEQNFLNKLSPHAQEIQEKHGILTSITLAQAILESDWGQSGLAEKGNNLFGVKGKSPQPMVTMTTKEFEDGKWIEIKANFRKYKDWNESLDAHAALFLNGTTWNKDKYNGVVAADNYKKAAQELQTAGYATDPDYAEKLISIIEAHELQLYDRIDDKIYYDTKATGYGNVKDDVSGAIWTRPYGLSGAQKVEEINYYKREDLTLLREAKTDSGIWYQIAVKEEPIGWVKKELIEKK from the coding sequence CTGAAATATAGAAAATTATCCAAAAAAAAGAAACAAAAGCGACTACTTGGAATAGCTGGGATTTTACTTCTTATCATTTTAGTAGGTGTCATTGCATCCGTTGTTAGGCAGCAATACTTAATTATGACAGCTCCAGAACCGGATCCTGCGTTCCACTCTAAAGAACAAAATTTCTTGAATAAACTTTCACCACATGCACAAGAAATCCAAGAGAAGCATGGGATTTTAACAAGTATTACATTAGCGCAAGCCATTTTAGAGTCAGATTGGGGACAAAGTGGTTTAGCTGAAAAAGGTAATAATTTATTTGGCGTTAAAGGAAAATCACCTCAGCCAATGGTTACGATGACTACAAAAGAATTTGAAGACGGGAAATGGATTGAAATCAAAGCCAATTTTAGAAAGTACAAAGATTGGAATGAATCTTTAGACGCTCATGCCGCCCTTTTTTTAAATGGAACAACTTGGAATAAAGATAAGTATAACGGGGTAGTGGCAGCTGATAATTACAAAAAAGCGGCCCAAGAGTTGCAAACAGCCGGTTACGCAACAGACCCAGACTATGCTGAAAAACTAATCTCTATTATCGAAGCGCATGAATTACAGTTATACGACAGAATTGATGATAAAATCTATTATGATACAAAAGCTACGGGCTATGGTAATGTAAAAGATGATGTGTCTGGAGCAATTTGGACGAGACCATACGGATTATCTGGCGCGCAAAAAGTAGAAGAAATTAACTATTATAAACGAGAAGACTTAACACTTCTTAGGGAAGCTAAAACCGATAGCGGAATTTGGTATCAAATTGCCGTTAAAGAAGAACCGATTGGCTGGGTTAAGAAGGAATTAATCGAAAAAAAGTAA
- a CDS encoding M42 family metallopeptidase → MDEQLKMLKALTDAKGIPGNERAVRNVFREYIEPLADSFETDGLGSAVAKKVGNEDGPKIMIAGHLDEVGFMVTQIDDKGFIKFQTVGGWVSQVMLAQKVTIVTRSGEAITGVIGSKPPHVMTAAERQKSFDIKDMFIDIGAVDKAEVESYGIRPGDMIVPAFDFTVMKNEKFLLAKAWDNRIGLAIAIEVLKNLQKEQHPNIVYGVGTVQEEVGLRGAKTAAHFVQPDIGFAVDVGIAGDTPGVTDKEAMSKMGEGPQIVIYDASMVAHAGLRDFVTDVADELSIPYQFEAIPMGGTDSGSIHLTGNGIPSLSITIATRYIHSHSSMLHRDDFENAVKLITEVVKRLDKEKVTEIRLG, encoded by the coding sequence ATGGATGAACAATTAAAGATGTTAAAAGCATTAACGGACGCAAAAGGTATCCCCGGTAATGAGCGAGCAGTTAGAAATGTATTTCGTGAATATATCGAACCGTTAGCTGATAGTTTTGAAACAGATGGCCTAGGTAGCGCGGTCGCAAAAAAAGTCGGAAATGAAGATGGACCTAAAATCATGATTGCGGGCCATTTAGATGAAGTTGGCTTTATGGTAACTCAAATTGATGATAAAGGTTTTATTAAATTTCAAACAGTGGGCGGCTGGGTTTCCCAGGTAATGCTTGCACAAAAAGTTACTATTGTAACCCGTTCAGGCGAAGCAATTACAGGTGTTATTGGCTCTAAACCACCGCATGTAATGACCGCAGCTGAACGTCAAAAATCTTTTGACATCAAGGATATGTTTATTGATATTGGTGCAGTTGATAAAGCAGAAGTAGAAAGTTATGGTATTCGTCCTGGTGATATGATTGTGCCAGCATTTGATTTCACTGTGATGAAAAACGAAAAATTCTTACTTGCGAAAGCTTGGGATAATCGTATCGGACTCGCTATTGCAATTGAAGTTCTTAAAAATCTACAAAAAGAGCAACATCCGAATATCGTTTATGGTGTTGGAACCGTTCAAGAAGAAGTAGGATTGCGCGGCGCCAAAACTGCTGCACATTTCGTTCAACCGGATATTGGTTTTGCTGTTGATGTTGGTATCGCGGGAGATACTCCTGGCGTGACGGACAAAGAAGCAATGAGCAAAATGGGTGAAGGACCACAAATCGTTATTTATGATGCTTCCATGGTGGCACATGCAGGTCTTCGTGATTTTGTGACAGATGTAGCGGACGAACTCTCTATTCCATACCAATTTGAAGCTATTCCAATGGGTGGGACTGATTCTGGTTCGATTCATTTGACTGGAAACGGAATCCCATCGCTATCTATTACCATCGCGACACGCTATATTCATTCTCATTCGTCCATGCTACACCGCGACGATTTTGAAAATGCAGTAAAACTAATTACAGAAGTAGTCAAACGTTTAGATAAAGAAAAAGTAACAGAAATTCGCCTAGGTTGA
- a CDS encoding TrmH family RNA methyltransferase, producing MEQIQSIKNDRVKTWKKLQTRKGRDKTGTYLVEGFHLVEEALRQDGLVLELLVSSGVSVPEEWLKGDYDVFEISAEISHLISETMTEQGVFAVVTISEPDMMLLYGKKLLLVDAVQDPGNVGTLIRTADAAGYDCVILGRGSADLYNPKVIRSTQGSHFHIPVIQADLFDWIANLEEEGVPVIGAVLDEQAKSLNDMPKRETLALMVGNEGNGISPELQERLSEKVYIPIYGDSESLNVAVAAGILLYGLRK from the coding sequence ATGGAACAGATTCAATCAATAAAAAACGACCGTGTTAAAACATGGAAAAAATTGCAAACGAGAAAAGGCCGCGACAAAACCGGAACTTATTTGGTGGAAGGCTTTCATTTAGTAGAAGAAGCATTACGTCAAGATGGTTTAGTATTGGAGCTACTTGTTTCAAGTGGTGTCTCTGTTCCAGAAGAGTGGTTAAAAGGCGATTACGATGTGTTTGAAATCAGCGCAGAAATTAGTCATTTAATTAGCGAAACGATGACAGAACAAGGCGTTTTTGCTGTAGTTACTATTTCTGAGCCAGATATGATGCTTTTATATGGCAAAAAATTACTATTAGTAGATGCAGTGCAAGATCCAGGCAATGTTGGTACGTTAATTCGAACTGCTGATGCGGCTGGATATGATTGTGTCATTCTTGGTAGAGGTAGTGCAGACCTTTATAATCCAAAAGTTATACGTAGCACGCAAGGAAGTCACTTCCATATACCAGTTATTCAAGCAGATTTATTTGATTGGATTGCGAATTTAGAAGAAGAGGGTGTTCCAGTAATTGGAGCTGTTTTAGATGAACAAGCTAAATCTTTAAATGATATGCCAAAACGTGAAACATTAGCTTTAATGGTTGGAAATGAAGGTAACGGCATTTCACCTGAATTACAAGAACGGCTTTCCGAAAAAGTCTACATTCCTATATATGGTGACAGTGAATCATTAAATGTTGCTGTAGCAGCAGGAATTTTACTTTATGGTTTAAGAAAATAA
- a CDS encoding winged helix-turn-helix transcriptional regulator, whose translation MTDAHTVCPKFESAFQLLGKRWTGLIINVLLTGPKRFKQVAAEIPQMSDRVLAERLKELEEMDICLRQVYPETPVRIEYELTEKGKALQEVMLEVQCWADKWVEVPN comes from the coding sequence ATGACTGATGCACATACAGTATGTCCAAAGTTTGAATCGGCGTTCCAATTACTAGGTAAACGCTGGACTGGACTTATCATCAATGTCTTACTGACTGGTCCAAAAAGGTTTAAACAAGTTGCCGCTGAGATCCCACAAATGAGTGATCGGGTGCTTGCAGAGCGTTTGAAGGAACTTGAGGAAATGGATATCTGTTTAAGACAAGTTTATCCAGAAACTCCTGTACGCATTGAATATGAATTAACCGAAAAAGGGAAAGCACTCCAAGAAGTAATGCTTGAAGTCCAGTGCTGGGCGGATAAATGGGTGGAAGTACCTAATTGA